The Boseongicola sp. DNA segment ATTCAGTTCGATACCCGCGTCGGGCGAGCCTTATACCCAAATCTGCGTCTTCAGTGACGTTGTGGGCGTCCCAGCGGCCAATACGCTCGAGTATGTCACGGCGAAAGAACACCGTTGTGCCGCCTAAAGGTATGGAAAAGCCAAGACGGACCAGACCGGGCAACACCAGACGAAACCAGGACGCGTAGTCGATCGTAAAGCACCGCGTCAGCCAACTTTGTCGGGAATTATAGAAATCCAGGACGCCTTGAAGACAGGCAACGTTTTCCGGCGCGCGTTCAAAGGCGTCGGCCACCCTGCGCAGTTGATCCGGAGCAGGGGCATCTTCGGCATCAAAAATGCCAACGATCTGGCCGCGCGCGTAGTCCAAGGCGTAGTTCATCGCGCGGGGCTTTGTTTTCAAAGTGCCTGTCGGCACGCGGATGATGGAGATCCAGTTCGGTAAAATGATGGCTGCCAATGCCCTTTCCGTGACGGAATCGGACTGTTCCAAGATCAGCAGGCAGTCAACTTTGGCTTTTGGATAGTCGAGTTTACAAAGCCGTTCGACCAGATGCGCGGCGATATTCTGTTCTTCGTATAAGGGCACGAGCAGGGAAATGGTCGGAAGGCGAACGGAGCCGGGTCCAAAATTGCGGCGACTGAACCAGGTCAGACCGAGACGTCGGGCAGTACGTAATTGCACGATGGCACCGAGCGTCCGTAGGGCCGTGACTGCGGTCAATGTGATTGTCGCCCAAAAAACAACCACCAAAAGCGCCAGGCCAGGATCAGCCAGTACGATCAGTGCCAAGACGGTGATCACCAAAGCCCCCCAGCTTGCCAGCGAGATCGAGTTTAAGCTGCGGCAACTTTCACGCGCTGAAGTGCGGAGGGTGGCCCTGTGCGCCATCGACATGCTGCGTGGGTCCTCAATCAAACTGCGCACTTGTTCTCTGTTCATCTCAACGAATGCGACAGATCCAAATGTTGCTTCCAGTTTTGGATGTGCCTGTTGAAAATTTTCAAATGATTCTGCGCCGACCAAAGTAATCGAGCCTTTGCGTCCCAACGGAACGATGCCGTTGCGCAGCGCATATTCGGTAGAAATGTCATCCAATAAGCGGGCGTCGCAGTGCTGGGGATTTAGGATTAGTGGGCTGCATTTGGACTCGGCAGTGGACGCGAAGTGCAATCTTGAATGTTTCATCGGTAAAGGGCCGTCGACGTCATGTCGCCAGTGGTAGCCCAAACAGAGTTAATTGCCGGTTAAGCGTGCGTTTGCTCTTTGGCGCGTTCGTCCATGGCCGCCGTGAAACGTTCGAACAGATAATAGCTGTCCATCGGTCCCGGACTGGCTTCGGGGTGGTATTGCACTGAGAATACCGGGCGTTCCGTCATCCTGATGCCGCAGTTGGAGCCATCGAACAGCGAAACATGGGTTTCTTTCACGCCGTCGGGCAGGGTTTGGCTGTCAACAGTGAAGCCGTGGTTCATCGAGGTGATTTCAACTTTGCCGGTTTCCAGGTCCTTAACCGGGTGATTTGCCCCGTGGTGGCCGTGGTTCATCTTAACCGTCGTTGCACCCAAGGCCAGAGCAAGCATCTGGTGGCCAAGGCAAATACCAAAGACCGGGATTTCTGTTTGATCAAGAACGCCTTTGATCATTGGCACAGCATATTCGCCGGTTGCCGCCGGGTCGCCGGGACCGTTGGACAGGAAAACCCCGTCGGGATTAAGGGCCAAAACGTCTTCGGTCGTGGCCGTTGCTGGCAGAACAGTAACTTCGCAACCGGCGCTTGCCAGGCATCTGAGAATATTGCGTTTGGCGCCGTAATCAATTGCTACGACACGATGTTTTGGAGCGTTTTGAGGTTTGTAACCTTCGGGCCAAGCCCACCGCATTTCATCCCATCGATAGGACTGGGCGCAGGTGACGTCTTTGGCCAGATCGAGGCCGACGAGACCAGAGAACGCGCGGGCTGCTGCGACCAATGCTTCGATATCGAAGTTTCCGTCGGGATCGTGGGCCAAGGCCACATGCGGCGCGCCCTGCTGGCGGATCGCGCGGGTCAGGCGCCGAGTGTCGAGGTTTCCAATGCCGATACGGCCACGTCGGGCAAGCCAGGTGGACAATTCTTCAGCAGAGCGCCAGTTTGATGGTTCCGTTGGATCCCATTTAACAACAAGGCCTTCGGCGACGGGATCGGCGGTTTCATCGTCTTCGGGATTGACGCCGGTATTGCCGATGTGCGGGAAGGTGAAGGTCACGATCTGACCGGCGTAAGAGGGATCAGTCATGATCTCTTGATAGCCAGTCATGGCAGTATTGAAGCACAGTTCGGCGACTTTTTGGCCCGTGGCGCCGAAGCCTTTTCCGTAGAAAATTGTGCCATCGGCCAAGGCAAGACACGCAGTCGGTCTTTGGGTGGCATCCGGCATCGGGCTGTCCTCGCTTTTCCGTAAACGGTCTGGGG contains these protein-coding regions:
- a CDS encoding glycosyltransferase encodes the protein MKHSRLHFASTAESKCSPLILNPQHCDARLLDDISTEYALRNGIVPLGRKGSITLVGAESFENFQQAHPKLEATFGSVAFVEMNREQVRSLIEDPRSMSMAHRATLRTSARESCRSLNSISLASWGALVITVLALIVLADPGLALLVVVFWATITLTAVTALRTLGAIVQLRTARRLGLTWFSRRNFGPGSVRLPTISLLVPLYEEQNIAAHLVERLCKLDYPKAKVDCLLILEQSDSVTERALAAIILPNWISIIRVPTGTLKTKPRAMNYALDYARGQIVGIFDAEDAPAPDQLRRVADAFERAPENVACLQGVLDFYNSRQSWLTRCFTIDYASWFRLVLPGLVRLGFSIPLGGTTVFFRRDILERIGRWDAHNVTEDADLGIRLARRGYRTEFIPSVTLEEATATVPTWVRQRSRWIKGYAITWAVHMRQPVRLWRELGPWRFFGFHALFLGTLSQFVLAPVLWSFWLIPLGLPHPITDVAPWGIIVTLAILFFISEVATLLVAALAVSTPKHRGLIWWVPLMHLYFPLSAIACWKGLAELIFKPFYWDKTTHGLTANQPILHQRPA
- the carA gene encoding glutamine-hydrolyzing carbamoyl-phosphate synthase small subunit yields the protein MPDATQRPTACLALADGTIFYGKGFGATGQKVAELCFNTAMTGYQEIMTDPSYAGQIVTFTFPHIGNTGVNPEDDETADPVAEGLVVKWDPTEPSNWRSAEELSTWLARRGRIGIGNLDTRRLTRAIRQQGAPHVALAHDPDGNFDIEALVAAARAFSGLVGLDLAKDVTCAQSYRWDEMRWAWPEGYKPQNAPKHRVVAIDYGAKRNILRCLASAGCEVTVLPATATTEDVLALNPDGVFLSNGPGDPAATGEYAVPMIKGVLDQTEIPVFGICLGHQMLALALGATTVKMNHGHHGANHPVKDLETGKVEITSMNHGFTVDSQTLPDGVKETHVSLFDGSNCGIRMTERPVFSVQYHPEASPGPMDSYYLFERFTAAMDERAKEQTHA